The following proteins are encoded in a genomic region of Gouania willdenowi chromosome 6, fGouWil2.1, whole genome shotgun sequence:
- the gtf3c6 gene encoding general transcription factor 3C polypeptide 6 isoform X1 yields MDDEWEEEEQLVVVELAGIINNDFSSKYFNTCKILDIDSEKPMMQVGQYVFAGEYEDTLGTCVLFEEIPKKGKPNSSPNLKYMCHTAKKLVMQRVFLTEKKTTESDTGSSNHSEQEKAVCSSSEETNANRAEEPSADMENTD; encoded by the exons ATGGACGATGAATGGGAAGAGGAG gAGCAGCTTGTTGTGGTGGAGCTCGCTGGCATCATCAACAATGACTTTTCATCAAAGTATTTTAACACATGCAAGATATTG gaCATAGACAGCGAAAAGCCCATGATGCAAGTTGGTCAGTATGTGTTTGCTGGGGAATATGAAG ATACTTTAGGAACCTGTGTGCTCTTTGAAGAAATACCAAAaaagg GAAAACCCAACAGCAGTCCAAATCTGAAGTACATGTGCCACACCGCAAAGAAACTGGTGATGCAACGAGTCTTtctcactgaaaaaaaaaccactgaaaGCGACACAG GTAGCAGCAACCACAGTGAACAGGAAAAGGCGGTGTGTTCCTCGAGTGAGGAAACAAATGCAAACCGAGCAGAAGAACCATCTGCAGACATGGAGAACACAGACTGA
- the gtf3c6 gene encoding general transcription factor 3C polypeptide 6 isoform X2: MDDEWEEELVVVELAGIINNDFSSKYFNTCKILDIDSEKPMMQVGQYVFAGEYEDTLGTCVLFEEIPKKGKPNSSPNLKYMCHTAKKLVMQRVFLTEKKTTESDTGSSNHSEQEKAVCSSSEETNANRAEEPSADMENTD, translated from the exons ATGGACGATGAATGGGAAGAGGAG CTTGTTGTGGTGGAGCTCGCTGGCATCATCAACAATGACTTTTCATCAAAGTATTTTAACACATGCAAGATATTG gaCATAGACAGCGAAAAGCCCATGATGCAAGTTGGTCAGTATGTGTTTGCTGGGGAATATGAAG ATACTTTAGGAACCTGTGTGCTCTTTGAAGAAATACCAAAaaagg GAAAACCCAACAGCAGTCCAAATCTGAAGTACATGTGCCACACCGCAAAGAAACTGGTGATGCAACGAGTCTTtctcactgaaaaaaaaaccactgaaaGCGACACAG GTAGCAGCAACCACAGTGAACAGGAAAAGGCGGTGTGTTCCTCGAGTGAGGAAACAAATGCAAACCGAGCAGAAGAACCATCTGCAGACATGGAGAACACAGACTGA